CTTACGAAAAATTATAAATTGATTTGCCCAGCGCGATCGTGGTTATAAGAAAAACAAACGTCAAGAGGCGGTATAGCCGCCGCGCCTTTTTTCCGAATCTCGCGTTAAAAAGCGGGCAGAAAAAAAACAGCGCGATTGTCGTTAAGCCAAACGCGGCTTTTATGTAGTAGATCGGCGCGTTTTGCATCAACGCCGCGCCCGCGCCGATCAGAACAAGCGCGGCGATCGCCGTAGGCGCGATCGTTTTTTTGTAGAGCGGCTTTAGCGTTTCGCTATTAAACGAGCGGCGTATAACCAAACTATCGGTTAATATAAAACCGCCCAAAACAAAAGCCGCCAAAAGATGAGCGATCAGCACGGATCGAACCTAAGAAAATCGCCGTTTTTGGCGAGCCATTTTTCCGCCTCTTTATAATCGGGGGCGACAGACGCGACGCAATCGTAGAAAACGCTCTTGTGGTTCATATGCATAAGATGCGCAACCTCGTGAGCGGCAATGTATCTAGCGACAAAAAGCGGCGCTTTAACGATTCGCCAGCTAAAACTAAGCGTTCCTTTGGCGGAGCAACTGCCGTAGCGGCTTTTTTGATCGCCGATTCTGATCCTGTTGAACGCTACGCCGATCGCGGCGGCAAGGCGATCGCACTCTTTGGTAAAAAACGCCCGCGCCTCGTTGCGATAAAAACCGATTGGATCGCTTGGCGGCGCGATCCACTCGCCAAAAAACGGGACCAAACCGGCGCGCTCGGCGTAAAGCGCCTTCGCTCTTTCGATCGATTCTAAACGCCGCGCTCTGTGTTTGGCGATCCACCCCTCGTGTTTTGCCAGCGCCTCTTTAATCGCTCTTTGCGAAAAAAAACGCGGCGCCGACAACACGACTACGCCCTCGCGATTCACGCTCAACCGCCAGCGTTTGATCGCGCTTTTACGAACGATAACGATCTCTTGTTCCATTGATTTGTATTGTATTGTCTTGTCGGTAAAAGCCGACGCTTGAGGCGCGCGCGGTCGCCGGGGGATCGCCGCCGTATTTTAAAAGCGGAGAAGGGGTTGTCGGCAAAATAACGAAAGCGTTTAATCTCCGTCGCGATCGCGCTATAGCGCAAAAGTTGGAGCGGTTTTTGCTAAGGTTTGCTTTAGAGGCAAAATATGAGATATATAGTCGCCGTATCGCTGTTGTTTTCGTTTCTTATCGCCGAACGATCGATAGACTCCTTCGCGCCCTCTTTCGGCGGCGACGCGCATGCGCGGATGATCGTAGAGAAAACGCCTATGAAAGAGGACGACGCGCGGCGCGGCGAGCGGTTAAACGAGCTTGGAATCGCCGAGTCGCGCTATACAGACTATATTGACGGCGTAAAGCGGCGCGAGATCGAGTATTATCGCAAGGTTCGCGACGCGAAAGAGGCGTTTTATAAGCGAATGCAGGCGCTTAACTAGCCCATAAGACCGTTTCTGTAAAAACGTCAGCGGCAACGTATATTTATTGAAAGCGTGAGGTTTTGATCGTATTTCACGCCGTCTAGCTCGATTTCAAACTTACGTCTTTCGTCGGGGTAGATCGCGTTTTTCAGTTTGATCTCGCCCGTCGCCGTCGGACGCGCTAATTTTCGCAGATAATCTAGCGTTCCGTTTGGCGGTTCGTAAGCTATTATCTTTACGCGGCACTCGTCTAGCGGTTTGTCGCCCGTATTTAACGCCTCGCCGAAAACAATCGCTTTTTCTTGGTAGTAAAGATTAAGAATCGTCGGATTTTCAATCGCAAAAGGTTTATAACGCCTCTCGACCCAGAAATATCCCGCAACAGGTCCGACGACGAGTATTCCAAGAGCGCACATTTGAAATATAAGCGATAACGACGGACGACCAGAAAGCGACGCGGAGATAATCAGGCATAAAATTAACGCCGCGAAGACCGCGCCGAAGACCGCGAGATGATAAGGGGTAAGCGAGTATAAAAGCTCGTCGCTTAACGCGATTAAGCGGATTATCGTAGGGTTAGAGGATAGTTTATCGAGCGTTTCGGCGAGTTGTTCCAACACTTTTTTGCCGCTTTAACTCTTTCTTGAGGACTTTTCCGTAATGCCGCTAACGCCCTCGCGGCGCTTTAGCTCGGCGCGGATCAGATCGGGCGCGATCTCTTTAGAGGCGAGCGCCGCAAGCATATGAAAGATCAGATCCGCCGCTTCATAGACGATCTGCGCTTTATCGCCGTCCTTAATCGCCAAAGACATCTCCCCCGCCTCCTCGATCACCTTTTTTAGCGCGGCGTTTTCGCCTTTGGCAAACAGCGAGGCTACATACGAAACGTTCGGATCGGCGCTTTTGCGCTCCAAGATCGTATGATAAAGGCAATCGACGACGCCGTAAAGTTCCGCCGGATCGGTTATCGGATCGCTAATCGGCGCGCCGCTATCCGCTTTGGTAAAAAAGCAACTTTTACGCCCCGTATGGCACGCCGCGCCTTGTTGCTCGACGATATACAGCAGGCTGTCCCCGTCGCAATCGGACAAAACTTCCGCGATCTTTTGCGTATTGCCGCTTTGTTCGCCCTTTTTCCACAGTCGGTTGCGCGAGCGCGAAAAGTAGTGCGCGAAACCGGTCTGAAGCGTCAGATCGTAGGCTTGCTTATCGGCGTAGGCGAGCATTAAAACCTCTTTCGTCGCGCTATCTTGCGCCACGACTGGAACAAGCGGATTTTTCGCCCAGTCGATCGTCATTATCTTGCCGTCGAAGTTACCGACGAGGCTCGTTGAGCGTCTTTGGTATCCACCCAGATATTTGGCGTCGCGCCGCCGGGCGTTAGGAATATCTTAGCGTCTTTATTGATTTGAAGCGCCTCGTTGAATTTGCCCTGCACCTCGATTTGGCGCAATGTAAGCAGATTGTTAGTCAGCGAAGCGGCGATCAACGAGTTTGCCTTCGCCTGCGCTTCCGCCTCGATTCGCGTGCGATCGGCTCTGCCTTGAGCGGCGATCCTTTCGGCTTCGGCTAACCCTCGCGCCTCTTCCGCTTTTCTGAACGCCTCTTGCTTTGCCTGCTCTACCATATTGCGCGATTTTTCGGCTTCCTGCCGCGCCACCTGCACCTGCTCGATCTGCTCTTTGATCCTTATCGGAAGCGCGATTCCGCGTAGCTGAACGCCGATTAAATTGATCGGCTGCTCCTCGATCTTCTCGATGGAATCGCGCATTTTAGTTTCGATTGTCGTCGCGATCTCGTTGCGTTTTAACGGAAGCTCTTCGGCGGCGAAATTGCCGATCACGCTTCGCACCACGTCCCTAGCGGCAGGCGCGATCACCTTCTCTTCCCAATTTGAGCCTAACGTGGCGATCGCGTAAGGCGCTTTGTCGGCTTTAAGCTCGTATTGGATTGTGATCTCCACATCCACCGTTAAACCGCGAGAGTCCAGCACCGAAATCGGCGGTCGCTCGCTGATCCCGCGCTGATCGGTTTTAACAAGTTCCGCGGCGCTGTAATTGGCTACGCGCATTCGCGTATCTTGAATGATCGCCTTTTGCGCGAAAGGGATAATCAGGTGAAATCCCGGACCAAGCGGGCTTTCCTGATATTTGCCTAGCGTAGCCAAAATACCCACTTCGCCCGAATTTATAATCACAAACGGACGCGCCAAAAACAGCAAAACCGCGATCGCGATTACGATATAGATCGCCGCGCTTTTACCGCTTAAGTTTTTAATGAAATCTGGCGGCGTTACGGGAGGGCGCGGCGTATTGCCGTTGCCTTTCTTAAAGTAGTCGTTCATATCCGCTGGCATCTGCTAAATCCTTATATATAAGTTAAAAAGCGCGAAAAGTTGGAGTCGCGCCCATATACAATATCAAAATACGCCTCTTGCAACCGCTTGGTCAAAACGCCGCGTTTTCCGTCGCCGATCAAGCGCGAATCGACCTCTCTAACGGGCGTAATCTCCGCGGCGGTGCCTGTGAAAAACGCCTCGTCGGCGATATAAACCTCGTCGCGCGTAAGGCGGCGGCGCTCCGTAACGATCCCAAGTTTGCCCGCGATTTTTATCACAGAGTCCTGCGTGATCGACTCCAGCGCGTTTTCGCTTGGCGGCGTAATCAAAACGCCGTCGCGGACGATAAAAAAGCACTCCCCGCTGCCTTCGGCGACAAACCCTTCGCTATCGAGCAACAGCGCCTCGTCGTAGCCCGCCTCGACCGCTTCGCACTTTGCCATCTGCGAATTAAGGTAGTTGGCGGCGACTTTGGCTTTGCCCATCATCGATTTGACCGAGTTTCTCGTCCAAGAGCTTATTTTTACGCGAATGCCTTTTTCTAACCCCTCGTCGCCAAGATACGCGCCCCACTCCCACGCGGCGATCGCCGCGCTAATTGGCGAGTTAAGATGATAAACCCCCATCACGCCGTAGCCGACAAAGACGATCGGACGGATATAGACGCTAGTTTGCGGCGCGAAGCTGTTTCTACGCAACACCTCTATCTGCGCGTCGTTCAACGTTTTCGCGTCAAACGGACATTTTAAGAGCGACATTTTACAAGTGTTCAACAGCCGCTTGGTGTGATCTTGCAGGCGAAAGATCGCTAGTCCTTTGTCCGTCGGATAGGCGCGCAAACCTTCAAAGGCGGAGTTGGCGTAGTGTAGCGAATGCGATAAAACATGAACTTTCGCCTCTTTCCACGCGACAAACTCGCCGTCAAGCCAGATATATTGCGATTCTTTGAGAGCCATAAAAAGCTTTCCTTCGTTAAAAAGTTTCGCTAGTCTAGCAAATAGGCGCTTTTCGCGCCGATATTTAGCCGCGCGATTTTTCGCGTCGTAATAAGTTTTTGAGTAAAATCCGCGAATTTTGCGTTGGAGGCGCGGCGGTGAAAATCGAATACAAAAGAGAGGCGAAAGCCGATATTCGGGTTATTTTTGTTCTGAAAAAAAATCTAAGCGGATCGT
The Helicobacteraceae bacterium genome window above contains:
- a CDS encoding branched-chain amino acid transaminase; amino-acid sequence: MALKESQYIWLDGEFVAWKEAKVHVLSHSLHYANSAFEGLRAYPTDKGLAIFRLQDHTKRLLNTCKMSLLKCPFDAKTLNDAQIEVLRRNSFAPQTSVYIRPIVFVGYGVMGVYHLNSPISAAIAAWEWGAYLGDEGLEKGIRVKISSWTRNSVKSMMGKAKVAANYLNSQMAKCEAVEAGYDEALLLDSEGFVAEGSGECFFIVRDGVLITPPSENALESITQDSVIKIAGKLGIVTERRRLTRDEVYIADEAFFTGTAAEITPVREVDSRLIGDGKRGVLTKRLQEAYFDIVYGRDSNFSRFLTYI
- the hisIE gene encoding bifunctional phosphoribosyl-AMP cyclohydrolase/phosphoribosyl-ATP diphosphatase HisIE, which codes for MTIDWAKNPLVPVVAQDSATKEVLMLAYADKQAYDLTLQTGFAHYFSRSRNRLWKKGEQSGNTQKIAEVLSDCDGDSLLYIVEQQGAACHTGRKSCFFTKADSGAPISDPITDPAELYGVVDCLYHTILERKSADPNVSYVASLFAKGENAALKKVIEEAGEMSLAIKDGDKAQIVYEAADLIFHMLAALASKEIAPDLIRAELKRREGVSGITEKSSRKS
- a CDS encoding DUF2393 family protein, with protein sequence MLEQLAETLDKLSSNPTIIRLIALSDELLYSLTPYHLAVFGAVFAALILCLIISASLSGRPSLSLIFQMCALGILVVGPVAGYFWVERRYKPFAIENPTILNLYYQEKAIVFGEALNTGDKPLDECRVKIIAYEPPNGTLDYLRKLARPTATGEIKLKNAIYPDERRKFEIELDGVKYDQNLTLSINIRCR
- a CDS encoding M48 family metallopeptidase, coding for MEQEIVIVRKSAIKRWRLSVNREGVVVLSAPRFFSQRAIKEALAKHEGWIAKHRARRLESIERAKALYAERAGLVPFFGEWIAPPSDPIGFYRNEARAFFTKECDRLAAAIGVAFNRIRIGDQKSRYGSCSAKGTLSFSWRIVKAPLFVARYIAAHEVAHLMHMNHKSVFYDCVASVAPDYKEAEKWLAKNGDFLRFDPC
- a CDS encoding prohibitin family protein; this encodes MPADMNDYFKKGNGNTPRPPVTPPDFIKNLSGKSAAIYIVIAIAVLLFLARPFVIINSGEVGILATLGKYQESPLGPGFHLIIPFAQKAIIQDTRMRVANYSAAELVKTDQRGISERPPISVLDSRGLTVDVEITIQYELKADKAPYAIATLGSNWEEKVIAPAARDVVRSVIGNFAAEELPLKRNEIATTIETKMRDSIEKIEEQPINLIGVQLRGIALPIRIKEQIEQVQVARQEAEKSRNMVEQAKQEAFRKAEEARGLAEAERIAAQGRADRTRIEAEAQAKANSLIAASLTNNLLTLRQIEVQGKFNEALQINKDAKIFLTPGGATPNIWVDTKDAQRASSVTSTAR